A stretch of Clostridium formicaceticum DNA encodes these proteins:
- the lpdA gene encoding dihydrolipoyl dehydrogenase — MKVVVIGGGPGGYVAAIKAAMLGADVTIVEKKRVGGTCLNVGCIPTKALLASSDMLEAVREAKDYGVNVNGDIEADFQYMMKRKDKIVDQLVKGIEFLFEKKGAKLVSGFGKLIDKNKVEVEKEDGSKEVIEADKIILATGSVPIVPPIFPYDGKKVITSDEALYLEEAPKSLLILGGGVIGCEFGQFFSKIGTKVTIVEMADQLLPFEDKDVAKQLERSFKKDKIKMMTGQKIEKCEVQGDKVVAYLEGGKEVEADVMLVSVGRKPYLDNLGLDTVGVNMERGKIVVNEKMETNVEGIYAIGDIVDTPFLAHVASKEGMVAAENALGKDKTVSYRAVPRCIYTSPEVAAVGITEKDADAKGIAYHVGKFDFRGLGKAQAIGHFQGFIKVLADDNDKIIGASIVGPHATDLLAELSLAVELGLTAEQVGDVIHPHPTLSEGIMEALHDVHKACVHSV, encoded by the coding sequence GTGAAGGTAGTTGTAATTGGAGGAGGTCCAGGGGGATACGTAGCAGCGATTAAGGCAGCAATGCTGGGAGCGGATGTAACCATAGTTGAAAAAAAGAGAGTTGGAGGAACCTGCCTTAATGTAGGATGCATACCAACCAAGGCTTTGCTAGCTTCATCTGACATGCTTGAAGCTGTAAGAGAAGCAAAAGACTATGGCGTAAATGTTAATGGTGACATTGAAGCAGATTTCCAATATATGATGAAAAGAAAAGATAAAATAGTAGATCAACTAGTAAAAGGAATAGAGTTTTTATTTGAGAAAAAAGGCGCTAAATTGGTTAGTGGCTTTGGAAAATTAATTGATAAAAACAAAGTAGAAGTTGAGAAGGAAGATGGTTCTAAAGAAGTAATAGAAGCAGATAAGATTATTTTAGCTACTGGTTCAGTTCCAATTGTTCCTCCAATTTTCCCTTATGATGGTAAGAAAGTTATTACTAGTGATGAAGCGCTTTATTTAGAAGAAGCACCTAAATCTTTATTGATTTTAGGTGGGGGTGTTATTGGCTGTGAGTTTGGGCAGTTTTTTAGTAAAATAGGCACAAAAGTAACCATTGTTGAAATGGCTGATCAATTGCTACCTTTTGAGGATAAAGATGTAGCAAAACAGTTGGAAAGATCTTTCAAAAAAGATAAAATTAAAATGATGACTGGACAAAAAATTGAGAAGTGTGAAGTTCAGGGAGACAAAGTTGTTGCCTATTTAGAAGGTGGCAAAGAAGTAGAGGCAGATGTAATGTTGGTATCAGTGGGTAGAAAGCCATACTTGGACAACCTAGGTCTTGATACTGTTGGTGTTAACATGGAAAGAGGAAAAATTGTTGTAAATGAAAAAATGGAGACAAATGTTGAAGGTATCTATGCTATAGGCGATATCGTTGACACACCTTTCCTAGCCCATGTTGCATCTAAAGAAGGTATGGTGGCAGCAGAAAATGCTCTAGGTAAAGATAAAACTGTTAGTTATAGAGCAGTGCCTAGATGTATCTATACTTCACCTGAAGTAGCAGCTGTTGGTATCACTGAAAAAGATGCAGATGCTAAAGGAATAGCGTACCATGTAGGTAAGTTTGACTTTAGAGGACTTGGAAAAGCCCAAGCTATTGGTCATTTCCAAGGATTTATAAAGGTGTTAGCTGATGATAATGATAAGATTATTGGGGCATCTATTGTAGGTCCTCATGCTACTGACCTTTTAGCTGAGCTGAGTCTAGCTGTTGAATTAGGTTTGACAGCTGAACAAGTTGGAGATGTTATTCATCCACATCCAACATTATCTGAGGGCATTATGGAAGCATTACATGATGTGCATAAAGCCTGTGTTCACTCTGTATAA
- the acsD gene encoding acetyl-CoA decarbonylase/synthase complex subunit delta, with protein MAFKMSVQDYKGKINEVEVGKGDKAFKIGGEAAVAFYEFDGATGQAPKAGIEILDIYPEEWIPALQELYKDVANNPVEWAKFVEKELNPDFICLRFLGADPNGLDKSPEECAEVAKAVAEAITLPLVIAGTGNHDKDSKLFEKVAAAVEGKNVLVLAATEENYKGVGAAAGLAYGHKVGAESSVDINLAKQLNVLLGQLGVKAEDVVMNIGCSAVGYGFEYLISTVDRIRLAALGQNDKTLQMPIITPVSFETWNVKEAVADEEDAPDWGSKEERGITMEVSTATSIITVGADAVILRHPKSLETVKKFVAALA; from the coding sequence GTGGCATTTAAAATGTCAGTACAGGATTATAAGGGAAAGATTAATGAAGTAGAAGTAGGAAAAGGCGATAAGGCATTCAAAATTGGGGGAGAAGCTGCAGTTGCGTTTTATGAATTTGACGGTGCAACTGGTCAAGCACCTAAAGCAGGAATTGAGATTTTAGACATTTATCCAGAAGAATGGATACCAGCATTACAAGAATTATATAAAGATGTAGCAAACAACCCTGTTGAATGGGCAAAGTTTGTTGAAAAAGAACTAAATCCTGATTTCATTTGTTTAAGATTTTTAGGTGCTGATCCTAATGGATTAGATAAGTCTCCTGAGGAATGTGCTGAAGTTGCAAAAGCTGTTGCAGAAGCTATTACTTTACCATTAGTTATTGCTGGAACAGGCAACCATGATAAGGATAGCAAATTGTTTGAAAAAGTAGCTGCTGCTGTTGAAGGCAAGAACGTTCTTGTTTTAGCTGCTACAGAAGAAAACTATAAAGGTGTTGGAGCTGCTGCTGGTTTAGCTTACGGTCATAAAGTAGGTGCAGAATCTTCAGTAGACATTAACCTTGCAAAACAATTAAATGTACTTTTAGGCCAACTTGGCGTTAAGGCTGAAGACGTCGTTATGAATATTGGATGTTCTGCTGTAGGATATGGATTTGAATACCTTATTTCAACAGTAGATAGAATTAGATTAGCAGCATTAGGTCAAAACGATAAGACTTTACAAATGCCTATTATTACACCAGTATCCTTTGAAACATGGAATGTTAAAGAAGCAGTTGCAGATGAAGAAGATGCTCCAGACTGGGGGTCTAAAGAAGAACGTGGTATTACTATGGAAGTATCAACAGCTACAAGTATTATTACTGTAGGTGCTGATGCAGTAATTCTTCGTCATCCAAAATCACTAGAAACAGTGAAAAAGTTTGTAGCAGCATTAGCATAA
- the acsC gene encoding acetyl-CoA decarbonylase/synthase complex subunit gamma, with product MALTGLDIFKLTPKKNCKDCGFPTCLAFCMKVAAGAVEIEKCPHMSPEALEKLSEATAPPMKAVKIGTGDNEYTLGGETVLFRHEKTFVSRNRFAVAFNDAMTAEEVDAKLANIKKVNYVRIGEEMKVEVAALKYTANKDNYINLVKKVKDSDAKLVYMLVCEDVEVLKEALELVKDEKPVVYGATKDNYEAMVNLVKDAKLPLGLKAANLDELYDLVDKVQGLDYKELLLAVEDPSVKETFKNVVQIRRTALKEQDRKFGYPSVVFANDLSGGDKYMEVALASLFTLKYGSIVVLDDIDYAKALPLFALRQNVYTDPQRPMRVEPDVYPINGADDNAPVLVTVDFALTYFIAAGEIERSKVPVWLAVPDAGGYSVLTAWAAGKFGAANISKFIKESGIADKTKSRKLVIPGLVAVLKGEIEDELPGWEIVVGPEEAMHIPKFLKELQASEASA from the coding sequence ATGGCTTTAACAGGATTAGATATATTTAAATTAACACCTAAAAAGAACTGTAAAGATTGTGGGTTTCCAACTTGTTTAGCATTTTGTATGAAGGTTGCAGCTGGAGCTGTTGAGATAGAAAAATGTCCTCATATGAGTCCAGAGGCTTTAGAAAAATTATCTGAGGCTACAGCGCCACCAATGAAGGCTGTTAAAATTGGTACAGGTGATAATGAATATACATTGGGTGGAGAAACTGTACTTTTCCGTCATGAAAAAACTTTTGTAAGTAGAAATAGATTTGCAGTAGCATTTAATGATGCAATGACTGCAGAAGAAGTAGACGCAAAGTTAGCTAACATTAAAAAGGTTAATTATGTAAGAATTGGTGAAGAAATGAAGGTTGAAGTAGCTGCATTGAAATATACAGCGAACAAAGATAATTACATTAACCTTGTTAAAAAAGTGAAAGATAGCGATGCTAAATTAGTTTATATGTTAGTCTGTGAAGACGTTGAAGTTCTTAAAGAAGCTTTAGAGTTAGTTAAAGATGAAAAACCTGTTGTATATGGTGCTACAAAAGACAACTATGAAGCTATGGTAAATCTAGTGAAGGATGCAAAACTTCCTTTAGGCTTAAAGGCTGCTAATCTAGATGAATTATATGATTTAGTTGATAAGGTTCAAGGATTAGATTATAAGGAACTATTATTAGCAGTAGAAGATCCTTCAGTAAAAGAAACCTTTAAAAATGTAGTTCAAATTAGAAGAACTGCATTAAAAGAGCAAGATAGAAAATTTGGTTATCCTTCAGTTGTATTTGCTAATGACTTATCAGGTGGAGACAAGTACATGGAAGTTGCTTTAGCATCATTATTCACATTAAAATATGGTTCTATTGTTGTATTAGATGACATAGATTATGCAAAGGCATTACCACTATTTGCATTAAGACAAAATGTGTACACTGATCCTCAAAGACCAATGAGGGTTGAGCCAGACGTTTATCCTATAAATGGTGCAGATGACAATGCTCCAGTACTAGTAACTGTTGACTTTGCATTAACTTACTTTATTGCAGCTGGTGAGATCGAAAGATCTAAAGTGCCAGTATGGTTAGCTGTTCCAGATGCTGGTGGTTACTCTGTACTTACTGCTTGGGCTGCAGGTAAATTTGGTGCAGCTAACATCAGTAAATTTATCAAAGAAAGCGGTATCGCTGACAAAACTAAGTCAAGAAAATTAGTAATCCCAGGACTTGTAGCTGTACTTAAAGGAGAAATTGAAGATGAGTTACCAGGTTGGGAAATTGTTGTAGGACCAGAAGAAGCTATGCATATTCCAAAATTCTTAAAAGAATTACAAGCAAGTGAAGCATCTGCATAG
- a CDS encoding AAA family ATPase: MGYTIAVAGKGGTGKTSLTGLLIDYLVKNGEKPILAVDADANSNLNEVLGEEVEFTIGEIREEVSKRENTGNSFPGGMTKAQYLKYRLNGALVEGRGYDLLVMGRSEGQGCYCYVNGMLREQIDSLSDSYKYLVIDNEAGMEHLSRKTTKHIDTLFLVSDSSRRGIQAVGRINQLVKELGLSVQNIHLIVNRVANGILQEDTKTEIEKQGLNLLGVVPLDQQVYEYDAQGIPLVKLPEDSISKTALKNILSKIQF, encoded by the coding sequence ATGGGATATACAATAGCTGTAGCAGGTAAAGGTGGTACTGGAAAAACATCACTGACAGGGCTTTTAATAGACTATTTAGTAAAAAATGGAGAAAAGCCTATCTTAGCTGTAGATGCTGATGCTAATTCAAACTTAAATGAAGTATTAGGTGAAGAAGTAGAATTTACTATAGGTGAAATAAGAGAAGAAGTTAGCAAAAGAGAAAATACTGGAAATAGTTTTCCAGGCGGAATGACAAAGGCACAGTATCTAAAGTATCGATTGAATGGGGCACTTGTTGAAGGTAGAGGATATGACCTTCTAGTCATGGGTAGGTCAGAAGGTCAAGGATGCTATTGTTATGTAAATGGCATGTTAAGAGAACAAATTGATTCTTTATCCGATAGTTATAAGTATTTAGTGATTGACAATGAAGCAGGCATGGAACATTTGAGCAGAAAAACAACCAAACATATTGACACCCTATTTTTAGTAAGTGATTCATCAAGAAGAGGGATTCAAGCAGTTGGAAGAATCAATCAACTGGTAAAAGAACTTGGACTCAGTGTACAAAATATTCACCTTATCGTGAATAGAGTAGCAAATGGTATATTGCAGGAAGATACAAAAACAGAAATTGAAAAGCAGGGATTAAACTTGCTTGGTGTAGTACCTTTAGATCAGCAAGTTTATGAATATGATGCCCAAGGAATTCCATTGGTAAAATTACCAGAGGATTCTATCTCCAAAACGGCATTAAAAAATATTTTATCAAAAATCCAGTTTTAA